A section of the Acidobacterium capsulatum ATCC 51196 genome encodes:
- a CDS encoding ATP synthase F0 subunit C encodes MRRLRYVFMSLAALFMAVPAFAQSAGSTGGSSNSFVPLAAGIGMGIASGFCGIGQGLAALGATQGVSRNPGARPLIQFMFILGLAFIESLALFTMVIIFAKVR; translated from the coding sequence ATGCGTCGTCTTCGCTATGTCTTTATGTCGCTGGCCGCCCTGTTCATGGCGGTTCCGGCTTTCGCGCAGTCTGCCGGCAGCACCGGTGGAAGCAGCAACAGCTTTGTGCCCCTCGCCGCAGGTATCGGCATGGGTATCGCCTCGGGCTTCTGCGGCATCGGCCAAGGCCTGGCCGCTCTGGGCGCAACGCAGGGTGTTTCGCGCAATCCTGGCGCACGCCCGTTGATCCAGTTCATGTTCATTCTGGGTTTGGCCTTCATCGAGTCGCTGGCCCTGTTCACCATGGTGATCATCTTCGCCAAGGTTCGCTAA
- a CDS encoding NADH-quinone oxidoreductase subunit N, translating to MIQGMTDTYPLLRILPEIIFTITGVVVMVLEPLFPKHASRKPLGWLTVLGALLALAASFYQYGLPIGTAYFGVVQTDAFSVFFHILISGIVLVSALVTIDAIKPDTENTGELFALMAFGAVGMLLMTCAAELLLVFIGLEISSIATYILAGFRRRSAKGPESAIKYFLLGSFATAFFLYGIALTYGATGTTNIPDIAAALLTSHALPLAVVGLSFILIGLAFKVSAAPFHLWTPDAYEGAPSPVVGLMSTAPKAAAFAVLLRIAYEAFPVFHFHWVPLLWIIAALSMTIGNLGALRQRNVKRMLAYSSIAHAGYLLVAFTALSPDGIAAASFYAVTYAAMNVGIFAVISHVGGYDDRLTLVEDYKGLAYRSPLLGGVMAFFLLSLIGIPFTGGFFGKFYVFSAAIHSGMIWLAIIGLINSGIAVFYYLRLLTATYSKPAESALVLTTGRPSFALLLALFLTVATTLLLGIFPGSVLARAQEGAYTFYRAPLVILGTHAGVFADPATAKSITSPTP from the coding sequence ATGATTCAAGGCATGACAGATACGTATCCCCTGCTCCGCATTCTTCCCGAGATCATCTTCACGATCACCGGCGTTGTGGTGATGGTGCTGGAACCGTTGTTTCCGAAGCATGCCAGTCGCAAGCCGCTTGGCTGGCTGACGGTGCTCGGAGCGTTGCTCGCTCTTGCGGCCAGCTTTTATCAGTACGGCTTGCCGATCGGGACTGCTTACTTCGGCGTGGTGCAGACGGACGCCTTCAGCGTCTTCTTTCACATTCTCATCAGCGGCATTGTTCTGGTATCTGCGCTGGTGACGATTGATGCGATCAAGCCAGACACCGAGAATACCGGTGAGCTGTTTGCGCTGATGGCCTTTGGCGCTGTTGGCATGCTGCTGATGACTTGTGCGGCCGAACTGCTGCTGGTCTTCATCGGTCTTGAAATCTCGTCGATCGCAACCTATATTCTCGCGGGCTTTCGCCGCCGCAGCGCCAAGGGGCCGGAGTCAGCGATCAAGTATTTCCTGCTGGGATCGTTTGCCACGGCGTTCTTTCTGTACGGCATTGCCCTGACCTACGGCGCAACCGGCACGACGAATATTCCCGACATCGCAGCGGCCCTGCTGACCAGCCATGCGCTGCCACTCGCCGTGGTTGGGCTCTCCTTTATTCTGATCGGGCTGGCTTTCAAGGTTTCCGCGGCTCCCTTCCATCTATGGACCCCCGACGCCTATGAAGGCGCACCGTCGCCGGTGGTGGGATTGATGTCCACAGCGCCGAAGGCGGCAGCCTTTGCGGTACTCCTGCGGATTGCCTATGAAGCCTTCCCTGTCTTCCACTTCCACTGGGTACCGCTGCTTTGGATCATCGCAGCTCTGTCGATGACCATCGGCAACCTCGGGGCCTTGCGGCAGCGGAACGTCAAGCGCATGCTGGCGTACTCGTCGATTGCGCACGCGGGCTATCTGCTTGTGGCCTTTACAGCGCTTTCACCGGATGGCATCGCGGCCGCGAGCTTTTATGCCGTGACCTATGCCGCCATGAATGTGGGCATTTTCGCGGTCATCAGCCACGTCGGTGGCTATGATGACAGGCTCACCCTGGTGGAGGATTACAAGGGTCTGGCCTATCGCAGCCCCCTGCTCGGTGGCGTGATGGCCTTCTTCCTGCTGTCTCTGATCGGTATTCCCTTCACCGGCGGCTTCTTTGGCAAGTTCTATGTCTTCTCGGCTGCCATTCACTCGGGCATGATCTGGCTGGCAATTATCGGCCTGATCAACAGCGGCATCGCGGTGTTCTACTACCTGCGTCTGCTGACGGCGACCTATTCGAAGCCGGCAGAGAGCGCACTGGTACTCACGACCGGCCGCCCGTCATTTGCGCTGCTGCTGGCGCTCTTTTTGACGGTGGCGACCACCCTGCTGCTGGGCATCTTCCCTGGAAGCGTGCTAGCCAGGGCGCAGGAGGGGGCATATACCTTCTACCGCGCTCCCCTCGTGATCCTCGGCACCCACGCGGGAGTCTTCGCAGATCCTGCCACTGCCAAGAGCATCACCTCTCCCACTCCCTAG
- a CDS encoding complex I subunit 4 family protein translates to MLNDSILSLMTFLPAAGAVVVALLPRKGRLIQWWALLVSLATFLLTLHLPAHFQYGRPGFQFEVNIPWILHPAINYHIGVDGLSMWLVVLTGFLAPIGVLVSWKAIETRTKEFYFLFLLQQTAMIGVFISLDLFLYYGFWELTLVPMAILIAMFGRSRGPRAAIKFFLYTFIPSALFLVAILWLYARTGTFDYEKLQASIATGGFSPQALIWVSLAFLLAFAVKVPVFPLHGWLGDGIAEAPTAMAMVIAGKLGLYSILRFNLGLFPEQSREFAPWMIALAVIGLIYGALVALVQKDMKRLVAYSILSQLSFCTLGIFCFSLTGLDGAVYQIINEGVSGGALLVLLGILYERYGTFEIAQYGGLSKRLPHMATLYVITTLSLIGLPILNGFVGEFMVLSGSFPGHHGWVVIATLGVILSASYMLWMIQRVFYGPESALVQGRATFDVTGRELITVWPMILLMVVMGVASPYWIKAIDGGMKPLANVPTMTGSIANAAQAPKGMTR, encoded by the coding sequence GTGCTGAACGACTCGATCTTATCGCTGATGACCTTCCTGCCTGCGGCAGGAGCGGTTGTCGTCGCGCTGCTGCCTCGCAAGGGACGCCTGATCCAGTGGTGGGCCCTGCTGGTTTCGCTCGCGACCTTCTTGTTGACACTTCACCTGCCGGCTCATTTTCAATACGGCCGTCCGGGCTTCCAGTTTGAAGTGAACATTCCGTGGATCCTGCATCCCGCCATCAACTACCACATTGGCGTGGACGGACTCTCCATGTGGCTCGTGGTGCTCACCGGCTTCCTCGCGCCAATTGGTGTTCTGGTTTCGTGGAAGGCCATCGAAACTCGCACCAAGGAGTTCTACTTCCTGTTTCTGCTGCAGCAGACGGCGATGATCGGCGTGTTCATTTCGCTCGATCTCTTCCTCTACTACGGCTTCTGGGAGCTGACACTGGTGCCGATGGCGATCCTGATTGCCATGTTTGGCCGCAGTCGTGGACCGCGGGCTGCCATCAAGTTCTTCCTGTATACGTTTATTCCTTCCGCGCTCTTCCTGGTGGCGATCCTCTGGCTCTATGCCCGCACCGGGACGTTTGACTATGAGAAGCTGCAGGCTTCCATCGCGACCGGTGGATTCTCGCCTCAGGCTCTGATCTGGGTTTCGCTGGCCTTCCTGCTGGCCTTTGCGGTCAAAGTCCCTGTCTTCCCGCTGCACGGCTGGCTGGGCGATGGTATTGCCGAGGCTCCCACCGCCATGGCGATGGTGATTGCCGGCAAGCTTGGCCTCTATTCGATCCTGCGCTTTAATCTGGGTCTCTTTCCGGAGCAGTCCCGCGAGTTTGCTCCGTGGATGATTGCGCTGGCGGTCATTGGCCTGATCTATGGCGCGCTGGTGGCTCTGGTGCAGAAGGACATGAAGCGGCTGGTGGCCTATTCGATTCTGAGCCAGCTCAGCTTCTGCACGCTTGGCATCTTCTGCTTCTCCTTGACGGGCCTTGATGGCGCTGTCTACCAGATCATTAATGAAGGTGTTTCGGGCGGCGCGCTCCTGGTGCTGCTGGGCATTCTTTACGAGCGCTACGGCACCTTTGAGATTGCGCAGTACGGCGGCCTCTCGAAGCGTCTGCCGCACATGGCGACGCTGTATGTCATCACCACGCTTTCGTTGATTGGCCTGCCGATTCTGAACGGCTTTGTCGGCGAGTTCATGGTGCTGAGCGGCAGCTTCCCCGGCCATCACGGCTGGGTAGTGATTGCTACGCTGGGCGTCATCCTGAGCGCGTCTTACATGCTGTGGATGATTCAGCGTGTCTTCTACGGGCCGGAATCGGCGCTGGTACAAGGCCGGGCGACCTTTGACGTGACCGGACGCGAACTGATCACGGTATGGCCGATGATCCTGCTCATGGTTGTGATGGGCGTGGCATCGCCTTACTGGATCAAGGCCATTGATGGCGGCATGAAGCCGCTGGCGAACGTTCCCACGATGACGGGAAGTATCGCGAATGCCGCTCAGGCGCCGAAAGGGATGACGCGATGA
- the nuoL gene encoding NADH-quinone oxidoreductase subunit L, translated as MNGIPNLHLWLLPILPLAGFLVNGLFGRRFPKALVSAVAILATAIPVIQVATIVARFGSLTLPHVERVATWLSAGGFHADFVFQLDQLTMVMLCVITGVGFLIHVYSIGYMAHEEGYWRYFAYLNLFMFFMLTLVLADNFVLMFVGWEGVGLASYLLIGFYVLKTSAADAGKKAFIFNRVGDFGFLLAMFLLIQHFGTLNYGQVFSQISMHPEWQGGFLTAIALLMMLGATGKSAQIPLYVWLPDAMEGPTPVSALIHAATMVTAGVYMVARTHVIFDRSPSALTVVAVIGTATCFFAATMAIAQTDIKRVLAYSTVSQLGYMFLGCGVAAYGAGVFHLVTHAFFKALLFLAAGSVIHALSGEQDMRVMGNLRKKIPVTFWTMTAAVVAISGFPPFSGFVSKDDILYNAFISSGWGKAYWFVGLLTAGITAFYMFRLWYMTFWGEDRTHKSEFVGHGHGDSHGHHGGIHESPWVMLLPLSILAILSVIGGWMGWPEGLGGNDWFTHFLDPVFRVAQIPVQTVGGSKELEAILAGVSTLVALSGWYVAHVLYYAKPELPGKIAKQFHGLYELVLHKYWVDEIYGAVIVAPVLFFSRFVLNLLIDRGIIDGSAYAAGMTTQGFGAIVARIQSGNIRSYAGWLALGAALLLIVTYFGFTTNFMLR; from the coding sequence CGGATTCCTGGTGAATGGACTGTTTGGCCGCCGTTTCCCGAAGGCACTGGTTTCAGCGGTAGCCATCCTTGCCACCGCGATTCCTGTGATTCAGGTGGCCACCATTGTGGCTCGCTTTGGCTCGTTGACGCTGCCGCATGTGGAGCGCGTCGCGACGTGGCTCTCGGCTGGCGGCTTTCACGCTGACTTTGTCTTCCAGCTCGACCAGCTCACGATGGTGATGCTCTGTGTCATCACGGGCGTGGGTTTTCTGATTCACGTCTACTCCATCGGTTACATGGCTCATGAAGAGGGCTACTGGCGCTATTTCGCCTACCTGAATCTCTTCATGTTCTTCATGCTGACGCTGGTGCTGGCTGACAACTTCGTACTGATGTTTGTTGGCTGGGAAGGTGTGGGCCTTGCGTCCTACTTGCTGATCGGCTTCTATGTGCTGAAGACGTCTGCAGCCGATGCCGGCAAGAAGGCATTCATCTTCAATCGCGTGGGCGACTTCGGCTTCCTGCTGGCGATGTTCCTGCTGATTCAGCATTTCGGCACGCTGAATTACGGGCAGGTCTTCAGCCAGATCAGCATGCACCCCGAGTGGCAGGGCGGTTTTCTGACCGCGATTGCCCTGCTGATGATGCTGGGCGCGACCGGCAAATCGGCGCAGATTCCGCTGTATGTCTGGCTGCCGGACGCCATGGAAGGCCCGACGCCGGTTTCGGCCCTGATTCACGCGGCCACGATGGTCACCGCCGGTGTTTACATGGTGGCCCGCACGCATGTAATCTTTGACCGCTCCCCGTCGGCTCTGACCGTGGTAGCGGTGATCGGAACTGCGACATGCTTCTTTGCGGCCACGATGGCGATCGCGCAGACCGACATCAAGCGTGTTCTGGCTTACTCAACGGTTTCCCAGCTCGGTTATATGTTCCTGGGTTGCGGTGTCGCGGCCTACGGCGCTGGCGTCTTCCACCTGGTGACGCACGCATTCTTCAAGGCGCTGCTCTTCCTTGCGGCCGGTTCAGTGATTCATGCGCTCAGCGGCGAACAGGATATGCGGGTGATGGGTAATCTTCGCAAGAAGATTCCTGTGACGTTCTGGACGATGACCGCGGCCGTGGTTGCGATCTCGGGGTTTCCGCCTTTTTCCGGATTCGTCAGCAAGGACGACATCCTCTACAACGCCTTCATCTCGTCGGGCTGGGGCAAGGCATACTGGTTTGTGGGTCTGCTGACGGCGGGCATCACGGCGTTCTATATGTTCCGCCTCTGGTACATGACCTTCTGGGGCGAAGACCGCACCCACAAGTCCGAGTTTGTTGGACACGGGCACGGCGATAGCCACGGCCATCATGGCGGCATTCATGAGAGCCCGTGGGTGATGCTGCTTCCGCTTTCGATTCTGGCGATTCTGTCGGTCATAGGCGGCTGGATGGGCTGGCCGGAGGGACTGGGCGGCAACGACTGGTTTACACATTTTCTGGATCCGGTCTTCCGCGTGGCTCAGATTCCAGTACAGACCGTTGGCGGCAGCAAGGAGCTGGAAGCGATTCTGGCCGGAGTCTCGACCCTGGTGGCGCTCTCCGGTTGGTATGTAGCTCACGTACTCTACTACGCCAAGCCGGAGCTGCCGGGCAAGATCGCCAAGCAGTTCCATGGCCTGTATGAGCTGGTGCTGCACAAGTACTGGGTGGATGAGATTTATGGCGCCGTGATTGTGGCACCGGTGCTCTTCTTCTCGCGCTTTGTACTGAATCTGCTCATTGACCGTGGCATCATCGACGGCTCAGCCTATGCAGCCGGCATGACAACTCAGGGATTTGGCGCCATCGTGGCCCGTATTCAATCTGGAAACATTCGCTCTTACGCCGGATGGCTGGCGCTGGGAGCGGCACTGCTGCTGATCGTGACCTACTTCGGCTTCACGACCAACTTCATGCTTCGCTAG